The following coding sequences lie in one Streptomyces sp. NBC_00510 genomic window:
- a CDS encoding FAD-dependent oxidoreductase: MQHRIVVLGAGYTGASAAGRLARRLHREDVAITLVNAEPDFVERVRMHQLATGQDLTTRPLGEMFAGTGVALKAAKVTGVDPDRRTVAVHGADGAGELTYDTLVYALGSGWKDQGVPGAAEHAHEIAGRPGALRVRERLAALDAGRPVLVVGGGLTGLEAATEIAEARPDLAVALAAHGGLGDWLSAKGARHLRKVVDRLGITVHEHTTVTAVAADHVTTSDGTSIPAAVTVWTTGFAVHPIAGATTLETTGTGRIVVDGTMRSVSHPNVYAIGDAALAMGPGDKPLRMSCASGIPTAWQAADAIAARLTGGKLPNAPLRYFNQCISLGRKEGLIQYVTADDRAVSAALTGRLAALYKELICKGAAWGVANPTMGLPTRRRRVTPQPAPSGPAVRTPA, translated from the coding sequence ATGCAGCACCGCATCGTCGTCCTCGGAGCCGGATACACCGGAGCCAGCGCCGCCGGGCGCCTCGCCAGGCGGCTGCACCGCGAGGACGTCGCCATCACCCTCGTCAACGCGGAGCCCGACTTCGTCGAGCGCGTCCGGATGCACCAGCTCGCGACCGGCCAGGACCTCACCACCCGGCCCCTCGGCGAGATGTTCGCGGGCACCGGCGTCGCACTGAAGGCGGCGAAGGTCACCGGCGTCGACCCCGACCGCAGGACCGTCGCCGTCCACGGCGCGGACGGCGCCGGGGAACTGACGTACGACACCCTCGTCTACGCCCTCGGCAGCGGCTGGAAGGACCAGGGCGTCCCCGGCGCCGCCGAGCACGCCCACGAGATCGCCGGCCGCCCCGGGGCACTGCGGGTGCGCGAGCGCCTGGCCGCCCTGGACGCCGGACGGCCCGTGCTCGTGGTCGGCGGCGGCCTCACCGGCCTGGAGGCCGCGACCGAGATCGCCGAGGCCCGCCCGGACCTCGCCGTCGCCCTCGCCGCCCACGGCGGCCTCGGCGACTGGCTCTCCGCCAAGGGCGCCCGGCACCTGCGCAAGGTCGTCGACCGGCTCGGCATCACCGTTCACGAGCACACCACCGTCACCGCCGTGGCGGCCGACCACGTCACCACCTCCGACGGCACCTCCATCCCGGCCGCGGTCACCGTGTGGACCACCGGCTTCGCCGTCCACCCGATCGCCGGGGCCACCACCCTGGAGACGACCGGCACCGGCCGGATCGTGGTCGACGGCACCATGCGCTCGGTCTCCCACCCGAACGTCTACGCCATCGGCGACGCCGCCCTGGCGATGGGCCCCGGCGACAAGCCGCTGCGGATGTCGTGCGCCTCGGGCATCCCCACCGCCTGGCAGGCCGCCGACGCCATCGCGGCCCGCCTGACCGGCGGCAAGCTCCCCAACGCCCCACTGCGGTACTTCAACCAGTGCATCTCGCTGGGCCGCAAGGAAGGCCTGATCCAGTACGTCACCGCCGACGACCGCGCGGTCAGCGCGGCCCTGACCGGACGGCTCGCCGCCCTCTACAAGGAACTGATCTGCAAGGGCGCCGCCTGGGGCGTCGCCAACCCGACGATGGGCCTCCCCACCCGCCGCCGCCGCGTCACCCCCCAGCCCGCCCCCTCCGGACCCGCGGTCCGGACGCCTGCCTGA
- a CDS encoding DUF1259 domain-containing protein, which translates to MMREDRQQDTHPQAGASRRHLLAAATLAPMLGGAISACAPTGTSKQHNHPSVMPVRTALTDWKDVSVALGRTGDIRREFMYHTGLPRRDLKVVSQGVTVKPGLALGSHVSFVRYADGNTLLMGDVVVTEKEMQSFADVLHERKIEQTAIHKHLLSQDPEIWWVHVHAHGKDPVAIATGLRAALDRTGAPPPGRPDHTVPRKLDMDVATIDKVMGIKGGIDDGVYKNTFVRRETITDAGMVLPPGLGSTSAINYQPLGNGRAAVSGDCAMIASEVQDVLAALRRAGCQLVELHNHGLTDEPRLFFVHFWAVGDAVKLAKGIRKALDATNVKGMAVEIG; encoded by the coding sequence ATGATGCGTGAGGACCGACAGCAGGACACCCACCCGCAGGCGGGTGCGTCACGGCGGCATCTGCTCGCCGCGGCCACTCTGGCGCCGATGCTGGGCGGGGCGATCTCCGCGTGCGCGCCAACCGGAACGTCGAAACAGCACAACCACCCGTCGGTCATGCCCGTGCGCACCGCTCTGACGGACTGGAAGGACGTGTCCGTCGCGCTCGGGCGGACGGGCGACATCAGGCGCGAGTTCATGTACCACACGGGTCTGCCGCGCCGGGACCTCAAGGTGGTCTCACAGGGCGTCACCGTCAAACCGGGGCTCGCCCTGGGCTCGCACGTGTCCTTCGTCCGCTACGCCGACGGGAACACGCTGCTGATGGGCGACGTGGTGGTCACCGAGAAGGAGATGCAGTCGTTCGCCGACGTGCTGCACGAGCGCAAGATCGAGCAGACCGCGATCCACAAGCACCTGCTGTCGCAGGACCCGGAGATCTGGTGGGTCCACGTCCACGCGCACGGCAAGGACCCCGTGGCCATCGCCACGGGGCTGCGTGCGGCGCTCGACCGGACCGGCGCCCCGCCGCCGGGGCGGCCGGACCACACGGTGCCGCGCAAGCTCGACATGGACGTCGCCACCATCGACAAGGTGATGGGCATCAAGGGCGGCATCGACGACGGGGTCTACAAGAACACCTTCGTGCGCCGGGAGACCATCACCGACGCCGGCATGGTCCTGCCGCCGGGCCTCGGATCCACCAGTGCGATCAACTACCAGCCGCTGGGCAACGGCAGGGCCGCGGTCAGCGGCGACTGCGCCATGATCGCCAGTGAGGTCCAGGACGTCCTGGCGGCTCTCAGGCGTGCCGGGTGCCAACTCGTGGAGCTGCACAACCACGGGCTGACGGACGAACCGCGGCTCTTCTTCGTCCACTTCTGGGCCGTCGGTGACGCGGTCAAGCTCGCCAAGGGGATCCGGAAGGCGTTGGACGCCACCAACGTCAAGGGTATGGCGGTGGAGATCGGCTGA
- a CDS encoding tetratricopeptide repeat protein, producing the protein MWTEVARANTWLAMGDLDQAAAAFEQALTLDATNWSLYLDLADVRALQGDFAAAVALVEQGLQNEPHEASLRAAGAAYRTRLSGSSDDLRDLIALAPELANTSYRDQLIDYACAGPGLPPSLVAKARSISTN; encoded by the coding sequence ATGTGGACCGAGGTCGCACGAGCGAACACCTGGCTCGCGATGGGCGACCTGGACCAAGCTGCGGCGGCCTTCGAGCAGGCCCTGACACTGGATGCCACCAACTGGTCCCTCTACCTGGACCTTGCCGACGTACGTGCTTTGCAGGGCGACTTCGCCGCAGCGGTGGCCCTCGTCGAACAGGGTCTGCAGAACGAACCGCACGAAGCCTCCCTGCGCGCGGCGGGTGCCGCCTATCGCACGCGCCTGTCCGGCTCGTCCGACGACCTGCGGGACCTGATCGCCCTGGCGCCGGAGCTCGCGAACACCTCCTACCGGGACCAGCTGATCGACTACGCGTGCGCGGGACCGGGTCTGCCCCCGAGCCTCGTGGCCAAGGCCCGGAGCATCAGCACGAACTGA